CTGGTCGTCCAGCAGGTCGAGAAGGTGCGCTTCCATCAGGTGGCGGAGCTTCCCGGCTCGGCGCGGGCCGAGGGGGGCTTCGGGTCCACCGGCGGCCATGCCGCCGTGGACGGCTCAACGGGTGGGAATCGATACGCTTCGGTCGTATCCGACCGGGAAGGACAGTGACGTGTTCGGACGTCGCAAGAAGAGCGGTGCCGCTGCGGACGCAGCGGGCGAGGCCGAGCAGGTCGTCGACGAGGTCGGCACCGACGGAACGGCCGACGCGCCGCGTCGGGTGAACCTTCCGCCGGCGCCCCGGCCCGACGGGCCGTGGGACATCTCCGAGGTCACCACGGCGGAGGACGGCCGTGTCGACCTCGGGGGCGTCTTCGTGCCCGGAGTCGAGGGCATGGAGCTCCGGGTCGAGGTGGCGGGCGACGCGATCGTCGCGGCGACCATCGTCCTGCGCGACAGCGCCGTGCAGCTGCAGGCCTTCGCCGCCCCGAAGAACGAGGGCATCTGGGGCGAGGTCCGTGACGAGATCGCCACGGGCATCGTCCAGCAGGGTGGTGTCATCGACGAGGTCGAGGGCCCCCTCGGCTGGGAGCTGCGCGCGCAGGTCCCCGTACAGCTTCCGGACGGCAACCGCGGCGTGCAGCTCGTGCGCTTCGTGGGTGTCGACGGGCCCCGCTGGTTCCTGCGCGGAGTGATCTCCGGGCAGGGCGCGGTGCAGCCGGAGGCGGCCGGGCTCCTGGAGCAGATCGTGCGGGACACCGTGGTCGTCCGCGGTGACGGCCCGATGGCCCCGCGCGACCCGATCGTCCTCAAGCTGCCGAACGACGCGCAGATGGTGCCGGACGGTGTCCAGCAGGAGGAGCAGGCGAACTCGCGCTTCTCCGGCGGCATGGGGCAGCTCCAGCGCGGCCCGGAGGTCTCCGAGATCCGCTGAGCCGCGAAATCGAGACACGAGCGGTGGGCCGCTTCCCGTACGAGAGGTACGGGGAGCGGCCCACCGGCCGTTGTGGGCGACTACGGGTCCGGTGGCTGTTGCGGGGGGCCACGGGTCCATCGGCCGTTGCGGGGGGCTACGGGGCCACCGGCCGTTGTGGGCGGCTATGGGCCCACCGGCCGTTGTGGGCGGCTGCGGGGCCACCGGCCGTTGCGAGGGGCCACGCGTCCACCGGCCGTTGTGGGCGACTACGGGTGCGGTGGCCCCGTTGGCGTGGTCCCGGTGGGGGCTCTCCGGCTCTGGCCCTGGGGCCGGGCCGCGGACCATACTGGCGGGCGCACATGTCCGAGGAGGGGGAGCACACGGTGAGTGAGAGCAGCACGCGGACCGGGACGGCCGTCGCCGAGGACCCGGCCGGCCGGCCGATGGTCCGGATCGAGGACCTCCGCCGCTCGTACGGTTCGGGCGAGGCCGCCGTCCACGCCCTGCGCGGCGTCTCCTTCGACATCCCGCGCGGCGAGCTCGTCGCCCTGAAGGGCCGCTCGGGCTCCGGCAAGACGACGCTGCTCAACCTCGTGGGCGGCCTCGACAGCGCCGACGGCGGCCGGATCGTCATCGACGGCATCGACCTCTCGACGCTCGGTGAGAGCGGGCTCCTGGAGCTGCGCCGCGACCGGATCGGCTTCATCTTCCAGTCCTTCGGACTCCTCCCGATCCTCTCCGCCGCCGAGAACGTGGGCGTACCCCTGCGGCTGCGGAAGACGGACCCCAAGGAGCGCGAGGAGCGGGTCGCCCTGCTGCTCTCCCTCGTGGGGCTCGCCGACCACGCGGCCCAGCGGCCCGGAGAGCTCTCCGGCGGTCAGCAGCAGCGCGTCGCCATCGCCCGCGCCCTCGCCAACAAGCCCGCCCTGCTGATCGCCGACGAGCCGACCGGCCAGCTGGACGCGGAGACCGGGCTCGCCGTCATGGAGCTGCTGCGCGCGGTGGTCCGCAGCGAGGGCTGCACGGCCCTGGTCGCCACGCACGACCCCCAGCTCCTGGGCCTGGCGGACCGGGTACTGGAGCTGAGCGACGGCGAGATCATCGAACACTGAGGTCGCCTGAGCCCTCGGCCGGCGTCGGCCCGACATCAGAATCACGTCAATACCGCACCGGGGCCTCTCCTGGTGTGCGGAATGTCCGATTGGCTGGACGTATGGTCATGCCATGGGACGCGGCAAGCTTCGGATCTACCTCGGCGCTGCGCCGGGCGTCGGCAAGACGTACGCGATGCTCTCCGAGGGACACCGTCGGGTGGAGCGCGGCACGGACTGCGTCGTGGCCTTCGTGGAGCACCACGGACGGCCGCGTACGGAGGTGATGCTGCACGGCCTGGAGCAGCTGCCGCGCCGGACCCTGGAGTACCGGGGGGCCACCTTCACGGAGATGGACGTCGACGCGGTCCTGGCGAGGAAGCCGGCCGTCGCCCTCGTCGACGAGCTCGCCCACACCAACGTCCCCGGCTCGCGGAACTCCAAGCGCTGGCAGGACGTCGCCGAGCTCCTCGCGGCCGGCATCGACGTCGTCTCGACGGTCAACATCCAGCACCTGGAGTCGCTCGGGGACGTCGTCGAGGCGATCACCGGAGTACGCCAGCGGGAGACCGTCCCCGACGAGGTGGTCCGCCGGGCCGACCAGATCGAGCTGGTCGACATGTCGCCCCAGGCCCTGCGCCGCCGTATGGCCCACGGCAACGTCTACACGTCCGACAAGGTCGACGCGGCCCTCTCGAACTACTTCCGCCCCGGCAACCTCACCGCCCTGCGCGAGCTCGCGCTGCTGTGGACGGCCGACCGGGTCGACGAGTACCTCCAGCAGTACCGGGGCGAGCACAACATCCGCTCCACCTGGCAGGCCCGGGAGCGCATCGTCGTCGGTCTGACCGGCGGCCCCGAGGGACGCACGCTCATACGGCGGGCGACCCGGCTGGCCGAGAAGGGCGCGGGCGGCGAGGTCCTCGCCGTCTACATCGCCCGCAGCGACGGTCTCACCTCCGCCTCGCCGAAGGAGCTGGCCGTCCAGCGGACCCTCGTCGAGGACCTCGGCGGAACGTTCCACCACGTCATCGGCGACGACATCCCCTCCGCGCTCCTGGAGTTCGCCCGCGGGGTCAACGCGACCCAGATCGTCCTCGGCTCCAGCCGCCGCCGCACCTGGCAGTACGTGCTCGGTCCGGGTGTGGGCCAGACCGTGGCCCGTGACTCGGGGACCGACCTCGACGTCCACATCGTCACCCACAGCGAGGTCGCCAAGGGGCGGGGACTGCCCGTCTCGCACGGGGCGCGCCTCGGACGGTCCCGGATCCTCGGCGGCTGGATGGTCGGCGTCGCCGGGCCCGCCTGCCTGGCCCTGCTCCTCACGCACGTCGACGCCGACCTCGGCCTCGCCAACGACATGCTGCTCTTCCTCGCGCTGACCGTCGCCGCCGCGATGCTCGGCGGGTTCCTGCCGGCGCTCGCCTCCGCGGCCGCCGGCTCGCTCCTCCTGAACTGGTTCTTCACCCCGCCCGTCCACCGGATCACCATCGCCGACCCGAAGAACATCGTCGCTCTCGTCGTCTTCCTCGGTGTCGCGATGGCGGTCGCCTCCGTGGTCGACCTCGCCGCCCGGCGCACCCACCAGGCCGCCCGGCTCCGTGCCGAGTCCGAGGTGCTGTCGTACCTCGCCGGCAGCGTCCTGCGCGGCGAGACCAGCCTGGACGCCCTCCTCGAACGGGTCCGCGAGACCTTCTCGATGGAGACGGTGACGCTGCTGGAGCGGACGGACGAGGTCGAGCCGTGGACCCAGGCGGCGAGCGTGGGCCCCCACCCGGTCGTACGGCCGGAGGAGGCCGATGTGGACATGCCGGTCGGCGACCATCTGGCGCTGGCGCTGACGGGCCGGGTCCTGCCGGCGGAGGACCGGCGCGTCCTCGGTGCCTTCGCCGCCCAGGCCGCGGTCGTCCTCGACCGGCAGCGGCTCGTGGGCGAGGCGGAGGAGGCCCGGAAGCTGGCCGAGGGCAACAAGATCCGTACGTCCCTGCTGGCCGCCGTCAGCCACGACCTGCGGACCCCGCTCGCGAGCATCAAGGCGTCCGTCTCCTCCCTCCGCTCCGACGACGTCGAATGGTCCGAGCAGGACAGGGCCGAGCTCCTGGAGGGCATCGAGGCGGGCGCCGACCGCCTCGACCACCTCGTGGGCAACCTGCTCGACATGTCCCGCCTCCAGACCGGCACCGTCACCCCGCTGATCCGGGCCGTCGACCTCGACGAGGTCGTCCCGATGGCCCTCGGGGGAGTGCCGGACGGCAGCGCCGAGCTCGACATCCCGGAGACGCTGCCGATGGTGGAGGTCGACAAGGGCCTCCTGGAGCGGGCCGTCGCCAACATCGTCGAGAACGCCGTGAAGTACAGCCCCGAGGGCGAACCCGTCGCCGTCGCCGCCAGCACCCTGGGAGGGCGGGTCGAGCTGCGGGTCGTGGACCACGGCCCCGGCGTGCCCGACGACAGCAAGGACGGGATCTTCGAGCCCTTCCAGCGCTTCGGGGACGCCCCCCGGGGCGCCGGTGTGGGCCTCGGCCTCGCGGTCGCCCGCGGCTTCGTCGAGGCCATGGGCGGCACTCTCTCCGCCGAGGACACCCCGGGCGGCGGGCTGACGATGGTGCTCACGCTCAGGACCGCGCCGGGCGGGCCCCCGGCCGTGGCCGCCGACCTCCCGGCGCACGCGGTGAGCTGAGCGGCGGCCCGTACGCGTACCCGATCCGCGTCCCCACCCGCACCCGTTTCCGTATCCGCTTCCCCACCCGCACCCGCACCCGCACCCCCACCCGCACCCGCACCCGTTTCCGTATCCGTACCGAAGAAGGAAGGTCCCCCTCCATGACCCGGGTCCTCGTGGTCGACGACGAGCCACAGATCGTCCGCGCCCTGGTGATCAACCTCAAGGCGCGGAAGTACGAGGTCGACGCCGCACCCGACGGTGCCACCGCCCTCCGGCTGGCCGCCGAGCGCCACCCCGACGTCGTCGTCCTCGACCTCGGGCTTCCCGACATGGACGGCGTCGAGGTCATCAAGGGCCTGCGCGGCTGGACGAGGGTGCCCATCCTGGTGCTCTCCGCCCGCCAGACCTCCGACGAGAAGGTCGAGGCGCTCGACGCGGGCGCCGACGACTACGTCACCAAGCCCTTCGGCATGGACGAGCTCCTCGCACGGCTGCGCGCGGCCGTGCGCCGCGCCGAGCCGGTCGGCGGCGCCGAGGACGGGGTCGTGGTCGTCGAGACCGAGGGCTTCACGGTCGACCTGGCGGCGAAGAAGGTCCACCGCGACGGCCGGGACGTCCGGCTCACCCCCACCGAGTGGCACCTCCTGGAGGTCCTCGTCCGCAACGGCGGGCGGCTGGTCAGCCAGAAGCAGCTGCTCCAGGAGGTCTGGGGCCCCTCGTACGGAACGGAGACGAACTACCTCCGGGTGTACATGGCGCAGCTGCGGCGGAAGCTGGAGGCCGACCCCTCGCACCCCCGCCACTTCGTCACCGAACCGGGCATGGGCTACCGCTTCGAACGGTGAAACGAATGCCGTACGGAAGGCCGGTCCTGGTGGCAGTGGAGGCCGGTACGCTTTCTGTATGAGTGCTGCACCGCGTACAGAGAAGTCGGCCGGACGGTTCCGCCGGATGCTCGACCGGCTCTCCTCCACCCCGGAGGACCTGGAGTCGGAGGAGCTCCAGGAGGACGCCGAGGCGACGGGGTGCACGCGCATCTGTGACTGCTCCGACCGCCAGATAGTCAAGGTGACTGGTACCTTGCGCACGGTCACGCTGCGTCCCCGCGCCGGTGTGCCCGCGCTGGAGGCCGAGCTCTTCGACGGCACGGCGCCGCTGGACGTCGTCTGGCTCGGCCGCCGCTCCATCGTGGGCATCGAGCCGGGCCGCAAGCTGATCGCCTCCGGCCGGATCTCCATGAGCCACGGCCGGCGGGTCCTCTTCAACCCCAAATACGAGCTCCGACCGCTCGGACAGGAGTAGCCGGTGACGTCGCTCGACAAGCCGACCACGGATCAGGACGCCCAGGCCCCGCAGGACGCCCAGGCTTCGAAGGAGGTCACCGAGGCCGCGCTGTTCGAGGCGTTCGGCGGACTGCGGGGCATGATCGAGACGGTCGTGCCCGGCCTGCTCTTCGTCACGATCTTCACGATCAACAAGGACCTGCACGTCTCGGCGATCGCCGCACTCGCCGTCTCGCTGGCACTCGTCGCCGTCCGGCTGGTCCGCCGTGACACCGTCAAGCACGCCTTCAGCGGCGTCTTCGGTGTCGCCTTCGGCGTCGTCTTCGCGATGATGACCGGCAATGCCAAGGACTTCTACCTGCCGGGGATGCTGTACACCCTGGGCCTCGCCCTGGCGTACCTCCTCACCACGGCCGCGGGCGTCCCGCTGATCGGCCTGATCCTCGGCCCGGTCTTCAAGGAGAACCTCTCCTGGCGCACCCGCAACCCGGGCCGCAAGAAGGCGTACGCGAAGGCCAGCCTGGCCTGGGGCCTGATCCTGCTCGGCAAGTGCGCGATCCTCTTCCCGATGTACTGGTGGGCCGACACGACCAAGTTCGGCTGGGTCCTGGTCGCCCTGAAGATCCCGCCGTTCCTGCTCGCGGTCTACCTCACGTGGGTGTTCCTCGCGAAGGCGCCGCCGCCGATCGACGTCTTCGCCGAGATGGAGGCCGAGGAGCGCGCCGAGAAGGCCCGCAAGGAGGCCGCCAAGGGGCAGCAGGGGGCCTGAGCGGCAACCCCCGTACGTCCGTGTCACGGGGAAGGGCCCGGAACCTGTCACCAGGTTCCGGGCCCTTCCCCGTGCACAGCGCCCTCCGGTCCGTCAGGACGCGGTAGGGCAGGACTCCGTCGGTCCGGGCTCGAGCGGCCCCGGCTCTGTAGGTCCGGGCTCGGTCGGCCCCGGCTCGGTCGGCCCGGGGTCAGGACTCGGAGGGGTCGCGGCGGACCTGCAGCAGGTCCTCCAGCTGCTCCTCGCGAGCCTGCGCGGCCACGAACAGCAGCTCGTCGCCGGCCTCCAGGGTCTCCTCGGGGCTCGGCGTCAGCACCCGCGAACCGCGGATGATCGTCACCAGCGAGGTGTCCTGGGGCCAGGCCACGTCCCCGACCGACGTACCGGCGAGCGCCGACTCCGGCGGGAGCGTCAGCTCGACCAGGTTCGCGTCGCCGTGGCTGAAGCGGAGCAGCCGGACCAGGTCGCCGACGCTCACCGCCTCCTCGACCAGGGCCGACATGAGGCGAGGCGTCGAGACGGCGACGTCCACACCCCAGGCCTCGTTGAACAGCCACTCGTTCTTCGGGTTGTTCACCCGGGCGACGACGCGCGGCACGCCGTACTCGGTCTTGGCGAGCAGCGAGACGACCAGGTTCACCTTGTCGTCACCGGTCGCCGCGATCACCACGTTGCAGCGCTGGAGCGCCGCCTCGTCGAGGGACGTGATCTCGCAGGCGTCGGCGAGCAGCCACTCCGCCTGCGGCACCCGCTCCACCGAGATGGCGGTCGGCGCCTTGTCGACCAGCAGGACCTCGTGCCCGTTCTCCAGGAGCTCGCCCGCGATGGAACGGCCCACCGCACCCGCGCCCGCAATAGCGACACGCATCAGTGACCGCCCTCCTCAGGACCCTCGGCGAAGGCCTCCTCGACCTTCGCGATCTCGTCCGTACGCATCATCACGTGCACCAGGTCACCCTCCTGGAGCACCGTCTGGGAGGTGGGCAGAATCGCCTCGCCCAGTCGGGTGAGGAAAGCGACACGGACACCGGTCTCCTCCTGGAGCCGGCTCACCTTGTGACCGATCCAGGCAGGGGAGGTGTGCACCTCCGCGAGCTGCACGCCACCGCTCGGGTCGCGCCACAGGGGCTCCGCGCCGGAGGGCAGCAGCCGCCGCAGCATCTGGTCGGCGGTCCAGCGGACCGTCGCGACCGTCGGGATCCCGAGGCGCTGGTAGACCTCGGCTCGGCGCGGGTCGTAGATCCGGGCCGCCACGTTCTCGATGCCGAACATCTCGCGTGCGACCCGCGCGGCGATGATGTTGGAGTTGTCACCGCTGCTCACCGCGGCGAAGGCCCCGGCGTCCTCGATCCCGGCCTCGCGCAGGGTGTCCTGGTCGAAGCCCACGCCCGTGACGCGGCGTCCGCCGAAACCGGACCCCAGACGACGGAAAGCCGTCGGGTCCTGGTCGATGACCGCGACGGTGTGCCCCTGCTGTTCGAGGGTCTGCGCGAGAGCGGCTCCCACTCGCCCGCAGCCCATGATGACGATGTGCACGTCCCCTTACCCCGCACTCCTGATCGCCCTGCTGACCTGCGAAAACAACCTGCTCACAACTTTCCTCGCCCGATCGGCCCGGGCCGCGGCGGGCAACGCCCTGCCGGGTTGCCCGGTCCGAGCTTATGCGGCAACGCTGGCGGGGACCGCATCCGAGGTGGTACTCAGGGAGATTCGGTGCGGATCGGGGGTGCCGGTGCGCATGGCGGATTTCGAACGCTTACGATCCTCTCCGTGTCCAAACTGACCGACGTGCCCAAACGGATCCTGATCGGGCGGGCCCTGCGCAGCGACAAGCTCGGGGAAACCCTCCTCCCGAAGCGCATCGCCCTCCCCGTCTTCGCCTCCGACCCGCTGTCCTCGGTGGCGTACGCGCCCGGCGAGGTGCTGCTGGTCCTCTCCGTCGCAGGCCTGTCGGCCTACCACTTCAGCCCCTGGATCGCGCTCGCGGTCGTCGTCCTGATGTTCACGGTCGTCGCCTCGTACCGCCAGAACGTGCACGCGTACCCGAGCGGCGGTGGCGACTACGAGGTCGCCAACACCAACCTCGGGCCGAAGGCCGGACTCACCGTGGCGAGCGCCCTGCTCGTCGACTACGTCCTGACCGTCGCCGTCTCCATCTCCTCGGGCATCGAGAACCTCGGCTCCGCGGTCCCCTTCGTCGTCGAGCACAAGGTGGCCTGCGCGGTCGCCGTCATCATCCTGCTCACGCTGATGAACCTGCGCGGAGTGAAGGAGTCGGGCAGCCTCTTCGCCATCCCGACGTACGTCTTCGTCGCCGGCGTCTTCATCATGATCGCCTGGGGCGCGTACAAGGGGATCGTCCTCGACGAGACCATGAAGGCCCCCACCGCCGACTTCGAGATCAAGCCCGAGCACCAGGGTCTGGCCGGCTTCGCGCTGGTCTTCCTGCTGCTCCGCGCCTTCTCCTCCGGCTGTGCCGCGCTCACCGGCGTCGAGGCCATCTCCAACGGCGTCCCCGCCTTCCGCAAGCCGAAGTCGAAGAACGCCGCCACCACGCTCGCCCTCATGGGCGGCCTGGCCGTCACCATGTTCTGCGGCATCATCTTCCTGGCCATGGCCACCGACGTACGGATGGCCGAGAAGCCCGCCGAGGACCTGCTGCTCAACGGCGAGCCGGTCGGCGCGGGCTACGTCCAGGACCCGGTCATCTCGCAGGTCGCGGCCGCCGTCTTCGGCGACGGAACGTTCTTCTTCATCGTCCTCGCCGCCGCCACCGCGCTCGTCCTCTTCCTCGCCGCGAACACCGCGTACAACGGCTTCCCGCTCCTCGGCTCGATCCTCGCCCAGGACCGGTACCTGCCGCGCCAGCTGCACACCCGCGGAGACCGCCTCACCTTCTCCAACGGCATCGTGCTCCTCGCCGGCGCCGCGGCCCTCCTCGTCTGGGTCTACGGGGCCGACTCGACCAAGCTGATCCAGCTCTACATCGTCGGCGTCTTCGTCTCCTTCACCCTCAGCCAGATCGGCATGGTCCGGCACTGGAACCGGCACCTGAGGGGCGAGCGGGACCAGGCCAAGCGCCGCCACATGATCCGCTCCCGCG
Above is a genomic segment from Streptomyces sp. NBC_00094 containing:
- a CDS encoding DUF3710 domain-containing protein → MFGRRKKSGAAADAAGEAEQVVDEVGTDGTADAPRRVNLPPAPRPDGPWDISEVTTAEDGRVDLGGVFVPGVEGMELRVEVAGDAIVAATIVLRDSAVQLQAFAAPKNEGIWGEVRDEIATGIVQQGGVIDEVEGPLGWELRAQVPVQLPDGNRGVQLVRFVGVDGPRWFLRGVISGQGAVQPEAAGLLEQIVRDTVVVRGDGPMAPRDPIVLKLPNDAQMVPDGVQQEEQANSRFSGGMGQLQRGPEVSEIR
- a CDS encoding ABC transporter ATP-binding protein; translation: MVRIEDLRRSYGSGEAAVHALRGVSFDIPRGELVALKGRSGSGKTTLLNLVGGLDSADGGRIVIDGIDLSTLGESGLLELRRDRIGFIFQSFGLLPILSAAENVGVPLRLRKTDPKEREERVALLLSLVGLADHAAQRPGELSGGQQQRVAIARALANKPALLIADEPTGQLDAETGLAVMELLRAVVRSEGCTALVATHDPQLLGLADRVLELSDGEIIEH
- a CDS encoding sensor histidine kinase KdpD, producing the protein MGRGKLRIYLGAAPGVGKTYAMLSEGHRRVERGTDCVVAFVEHHGRPRTEVMLHGLEQLPRRTLEYRGATFTEMDVDAVLARKPAVALVDELAHTNVPGSRNSKRWQDVAELLAAGIDVVSTVNIQHLESLGDVVEAITGVRQRETVPDEVVRRADQIELVDMSPQALRRRMAHGNVYTSDKVDAALSNYFRPGNLTALRELALLWTADRVDEYLQQYRGEHNIRSTWQARERIVVGLTGGPEGRTLIRRATRLAEKGAGGEVLAVYIARSDGLTSASPKELAVQRTLVEDLGGTFHHVIGDDIPSALLEFARGVNATQIVLGSSRRRTWQYVLGPGVGQTVARDSGTDLDVHIVTHSEVAKGRGLPVSHGARLGRSRILGGWMVGVAGPACLALLLTHVDADLGLANDMLLFLALTVAAAMLGGFLPALASAAAGSLLLNWFFTPPVHRITIADPKNIVALVVFLGVAMAVASVVDLAARRTHQAARLRAESEVLSYLAGSVLRGETSLDALLERVRETFSMETVTLLERTDEVEPWTQAASVGPHPVVRPEEADVDMPVGDHLALALTGRVLPAEDRRVLGAFAAQAAVVLDRQRLVGEAEEARKLAEGNKIRTSLLAAVSHDLRTPLASIKASVSSLRSDDVEWSEQDRAELLEGIEAGADRLDHLVGNLLDMSRLQTGTVTPLIRAVDLDEVVPMALGGVPDGSAELDIPETLPMVEVDKGLLERAVANIVENAVKYSPEGEPVAVAASTLGGRVELRVVDHGPGVPDDSKDGIFEPFQRFGDAPRGAGVGLGLAVARGFVEAMGGTLSAEDTPGGGLTMVLTLRTAPGGPPAVAADLPAHAVS
- a CDS encoding response regulator, yielding MTRVLVVDDEPQIVRALVINLKARKYEVDAAPDGATALRLAAERHPDVVVLDLGLPDMDGVEVIKGLRGWTRVPILVLSARQTSDEKVEALDAGADDYVTKPFGMDELLARLRAAVRRAEPVGGAEDGVVVVETEGFTVDLAAKKVHRDGRDVRLTPTEWHLLEVLVRNGGRLVSQKQLLQEVWGPSYGTETNYLRVYMAQLRRKLEADPSHPRHFVTEPGMGYRFER
- a CDS encoding OB-fold nucleic acid binding domain-containing protein, which translates into the protein MSAAPRTEKSAGRFRRMLDRLSSTPEDLESEELQEDAEATGCTRICDCSDRQIVKVTGTLRTVTLRPRAGVPALEAELFDGTAPLDVVWLGRRSIVGIEPGRKLIASGRISMSHGRRVLFNPKYELRPLGQE
- a CDS encoding DUF3159 domain-containing protein yields the protein MTSLDKPTTDQDAQAPQDAQASKEVTEAALFEAFGGLRGMIETVVPGLLFVTIFTINKDLHVSAIAALAVSLALVAVRLVRRDTVKHAFSGVFGVAFGVVFAMMTGNAKDFYLPGMLYTLGLALAYLLTTAAGVPLIGLILGPVFKENLSWRTRNPGRKKAYAKASLAWGLILLGKCAILFPMYWWADTTKFGWVLVALKIPPFLLAVYLTWVFLAKAPPPIDVFAEMEAEERAEKARKEAAKGQQGA
- a CDS encoding TrkA family potassium uptake protein; this encodes MRVAIAGAGAVGRSIAGELLENGHEVLLVDKAPTAISVERVPQAEWLLADACEITSLDEAALQRCNVVIAATGDDKVNLVVSLLAKTEYGVPRVVARVNNPKNEWLFNEAWGVDVAVSTPRLMSALVEEAVSVGDLVRLLRFSHGDANLVELTLPPESALAGTSVGDVAWPQDTSLVTIIRGSRVLTPSPEETLEAGDELLFVAAQAREEQLEDLLQVRRDPSES
- a CDS encoding TrkA family potassium uptake protein; amino-acid sequence: MHIVIMGCGRVGAALAQTLEQQGHTVAVIDQDPTAFRRLGSGFGGRRVTGVGFDQDTLREAGIEDAGAFAAVSSGDNSNIIAARVAREMFGIENVAARIYDPRRAEVYQRLGIPTVATVRWTADQMLRRLLPSGAEPLWRDPSGGVQLAEVHTSPAWIGHKVSRLQEETGVRVAFLTRLGEAILPTSQTVLQEGDLVHVMMRTDEIAKVEEAFAEGPEEGGH
- a CDS encoding APC family permease, with translation MSKLTDVPKRILIGRALRSDKLGETLLPKRIALPVFASDPLSSVAYAPGEVLLVLSVAGLSAYHFSPWIALAVVVLMFTVVASYRQNVHAYPSGGGDYEVANTNLGPKAGLTVASALLVDYVLTVAVSISSGIENLGSAVPFVVEHKVACAVAVIILLTLMNLRGVKESGSLFAIPTYVFVAGVFIMIAWGAYKGIVLDETMKAPTADFEIKPEHQGLAGFALVFLLLRAFSSGCAALTGVEAISNGVPAFRKPKSKNAATTLALMGGLAVTMFCGIIFLAMATDVRMAEKPAEDLLLNGEPVGAGYVQDPVISQVAAAVFGDGTFFFIVLAAATALVLFLAANTAYNGFPLLGSILAQDRYLPRQLHTRGDRLTFSNGIVLLAGAAALLVWVYGADSTKLIQLYIVGVFVSFTLSQIGMVRHWNRHLRGERDQAKRRHMIRSRAINTFGAFFTGLVLVVVLATKFTHGAWVALLGMVIFYGTMSAIRRHYDSVSAEIAAAEERPDEYVRPSRVRSIVLVSKLHKPTLRALAYAKLMHANELEALTVNVDPVETKALREEWERRGINVPLKILDSPYREITRPVIEYVKNIRRESPREAVSVYIPEYVVGHWYEHLLHNQSALRLKGRLLFTPGVMVTSVPYQLQSSEAAKKRARKRQDWNAPGSVRRGPVEKRPKEPTAKNN